The Actinomycetota bacterium genome window below encodes:
- a CDS encoding AMP-binding protein — MDRTGLGDRYRREGHWRRETLPARAAAVASSAGELPAIVDGDRRVGFAEAHTLIERLAGHLTLLGVDPGDVVSWQLPNWWEAAIVHQAILRVGAIPNPINPIFRARELRYVLAEAKPRALFVPKVFRRFDHAALGKRLQEEKLVEHLVTVRGEIMSAFALGELFEEPDVSPPTPLSRPSDPALLLYTSGTTSNPKGVLHSHETLLYEIDSLRTVHGITPSDCYLGGSPVTHIAGLVYGLLMPFALGTRTALLERWDAGRALELIASERATFQTGAPTFLQTLADHPAASKADLSSFRMFSTGGASISTEMIRAAERKLGCIVKRAYGSTEVPTLTATAFEDPEEMRLGTDGRVIDAAEMRIVSPEGSDVEVGGEGEIWARSPEVFCGYRNVSLNDGCFTDDWFRTGDLGRVDADGYLRVTGRLKDIIIRGGENISVKEIEDLLAEHPAVADVAIVGMPDPVLGERACAFVSPRKGATLTFEEMASYLESREIARQKIPERLEVRAKLPKTTSGKVLKQALREDLDRK, encoded by the coding sequence ATGGACCGAACCGGGCTCGGAGATCGCTATCGTCGCGAGGGCCATTGGAGGCGTGAGACGCTTCCCGCCCGCGCGGCCGCGGTCGCGTCGTCCGCCGGAGAGCTGCCGGCCATCGTCGACGGCGACCGGCGGGTCGGCTTCGCGGAGGCGCACACGCTGATCGAGCGCCTCGCCGGTCACCTGACCCTGCTCGGCGTGGACCCCGGCGACGTCGTCTCCTGGCAACTGCCGAACTGGTGGGAAGCGGCGATCGTGCACCAGGCGATCCTGCGCGTCGGCGCGATCCCGAACCCGATCAACCCGATCTTCCGGGCGCGCGAGCTGCGGTACGTGCTCGCCGAAGCCAAGCCACGCGCGCTCTTCGTCCCAAAGGTGTTCCGGCGGTTCGACCACGCCGCGCTGGGCAAGCGCCTGCAGGAGGAGAAGCTCGTCGAGCACCTGGTGACGGTGCGCGGCGAGATCATGTCCGCGTTCGCGCTCGGCGAACTGTTCGAGGAGCCGGACGTTTCTCCGCCCACTCCCCTGTCGCGTCCGTCCGATCCCGCGCTGCTGCTGTACACGAGCGGCACGACCTCGAACCCGAAAGGCGTTCTCCACTCGCACGAGACGCTGCTCTACGAGATCGACTCGCTCCGCACCGTGCACGGGATCACGCCGTCGGACTGCTACCTCGGCGGCTCGCCGGTCACGCACATCGCCGGGCTCGTCTACGGACTGCTGATGCCGTTCGCGCTCGGAACCCGGACCGCGCTGCTCGAGCGCTGGGACGCGGGGCGGGCGCTCGAGCTGATCGCGTCCGAGCGGGCGACCTTCCAGACGGGAGCGCCGACGTTCCTCCAGACGCTGGCCGATCATCCGGCCGCGTCGAAGGCCGACCTGTCGTCGTTCCGGATGTTCTCGACCGGCGGCGCCAGCATCTCGACCGAGATGATCCGCGCCGCGGAACGGAAGCTCGGCTGCATCGTGAAGCGCGCGTACGGCTCGACGGAGGTTCCGACCCTGACCGCGACCGCCTTCGAAGATCCGGAGGAGATGCGGCTCGGGACCGACGGCCGGGTGATCGACGCGGCCGAGATGCGGATCGTGTCACCGGAGGGGTCCGACGTCGAAGTGGGGGGCGAGGGCGAGATCTGGGCGCGCTCGCCGGAGGTCTTCTGTGGATATCGCAACGTCTCGCTCAACGACGGGTGCTTCACCGACGACTGGTTCCGGACGGGCGACCTCGGTCGCGTCGACGCCGATGGCTACCTCCGCGTCACCGGCCGGCTCAAAGACATCATCATCCGCGGCGGCGAGAACATCAGCGTGAAAGAGATCGAGGATCTGCTCGCCGAGCATCCCGCGGTTGCCGACGTGGCGATCGTGGGGATGCCCGACCCGGTGCTCGGCGAGCGCGCCTGCGCCTTCGTCTCGCCCCGCAAGGGCGCGACGCTGACGTTCGAGGAGATGGCGAGCTATCTCGAGTCGCGGGAGATCGCGCGGCAGAAGATCCCCGAGCGGCTCGAGGTGCGCGCCAAGCTTCCGAAGACCACGAGCGGAAAGGTTCTGAAGCAGGCGCTGCGCGAGGACCTCGACCGCAAGTGA